A window from Mycobacterium botniense encodes these proteins:
- a CDS encoding NAD-dependent epimerase/dehydratase family protein, with product MVTGAFGQIGKRCTEILLRRGHTVVATDLHTNKAVAAADKLAAGGYPGKLVVAYADVLDADAIRQLVLTHRPRALVHLAAMCSPPSYRNPRLARQVNVGGTRNLVKAAQALPDPPLVVMASSAAVYGSRNPHRFPERITSATAVNPIDQYGEDKVLAETVIRDSGLPHAVLRLGGVISPDAARNLSRDYLVLMRATPGDNRLHTVDARDAALAFANAVDHAQAVNTTVLLIAGDDTHVHTHREVEDDMLAALGVGRLGASASLPGDPGDDRGWSFTGWFDTTEAQRLLQFQQHDWPATVAWIAESHARLRPVLRATGPLIRPALRLVLAVQRRIERRGRFADPWALIEKKYGPGVLARPRREPPDSFESE from the coding sequence GTGGTTACCGGCGCGTTCGGTCAGATCGGCAAGCGCTGCACCGAGATTCTGCTGCGCCGCGGACACACCGTCGTGGCAACGGACTTGCACACCAATAAGGCCGTTGCCGCCGCCGATAAACTCGCCGCCGGCGGCTACCCCGGAAAGCTGGTGGTGGCCTACGCCGACGTGCTGGATGCCGATGCTATCCGGCAGCTTGTGCTGACGCACCGGCCGCGTGCACTAGTGCACCTGGCGGCGATGTGTTCGCCGCCGTCGTACCGCAATCCCAGGCTGGCGCGACAAGTCAACGTCGGCGGCACCCGAAACTTGGTCAAAGCGGCACAAGCGCTTCCTGATCCGCCGCTGGTTGTCATGGCGTCCAGCGCCGCAGTGTACGGCTCGCGCAATCCGCACCGCTTCCCCGAGAGGATCACTTCGGCGACAGCGGTGAATCCGATCGACCAGTACGGCGAGGACAAGGTGCTGGCCGAAACGGTCATCCGCGACAGCGGCCTGCCCCATGCCGTGTTGCGGTTGGGCGGGGTCATCTCACCAGACGCGGCGCGCAACCTCAGCCGGGATTACCTGGTGTTGATGCGCGCAACGCCGGGCGACAACCGCTTGCACACCGTCGATGCCCGCGACGCTGCCCTGGCGTTCGCCAACGCGGTCGACCACGCTCAAGCGGTCAACACCACGGTGCTGTTGATTGCCGGTGACGACACGCACGTGCACACCCACCGCGAGGTTGAAGACGACATGCTGGCCGCGCTCGGGGTGGGCCGGCTCGGTGCGTCGGCCAGCCTGCCCGGCGATCCCGGCGACGACCGCGGATGGAGCTTCACCGGCTGGTTCGACACCACCGAAGCACAGAGGCTGCTGCAATTTCAGCAGCATGATTGGCCCGCCACGGTCGCGTGGATCGCCGAGTCCCACGCACGGCTACGACCTGTGCTGCGCGCCACCGGCCCGCTGATCCGGCCGGCTTTGCGGCTGGTGCTCGCGGTCCAGCGCCGCATCGAGCGACGCGGGCGCTTCGCCGATCCGTGGGCTTTGATCGAGAAGAAGTACGGTCCCGGTGTGCTGGCCCGGCCACGTCGGGAACCTCCTGACAGTTTCGAATCGGAATAG
- a CDS encoding DUF6131 family protein: MIALGVILLILGYVFGIHVLWVLGVILLVVGAVFWLLGMAGRPVAGRRYWF, encoded by the coding sequence ATGATCGCCCTCGGAGTGATTTTGCTGATTCTCGGGTATGTGTTCGGCATCCATGTGCTGTGGGTACTGGGTGTGATCCTGCTGGTGGTCGGTGCGGTGTTTTGGCTTTTGGGTATGGCCGGTCGCCCGGTCGCCGGCAGACGCTATTGGTTCTGA
- a CDS encoding NADPH:quinone oxidoreductase family protein, with protein MRAVICRSYGPPEDLVVDEISAPVPAPGELLVRVHSAAVNFPDVLLIAGKYQVRIPTPFTPGSEFAGEVVATGEGTAFGPGARVFGSVMTGAFAEMAVLHSASAAPIPDGIDFAEAAAFGVTYRTAYHALRSIAQVKERDWVVILGAGGGVGLAAVDLAVALNTRVLAAASSPEKLEVCRRRGAEATIDYDREDLKLRIRELTDGNARVIVDPVGGRYSEPALRALGRGGTFVTLGYAAGTIPAIPLNLVLLKGITIRGMEIRTFAGDYPADAARDTAELSQMFAEGKIRPHIGARFPLAEAAAALRHVAERRAIGKVIIDVA; from the coding sequence ATGCGCGCGGTTATATGCCGATCATATGGTCCGCCGGAGGACCTGGTAGTCGACGAGATCTCCGCCCCGGTCCCGGCGCCCGGTGAGCTGCTGGTGCGGGTGCACTCGGCGGCGGTGAATTTTCCCGACGTGCTGCTGATCGCCGGCAAATACCAGGTCCGGATACCGACGCCCTTCACACCGGGCAGCGAGTTCGCCGGCGAGGTGGTGGCAACGGGCGAGGGCACCGCCTTCGGGCCCGGTGCGCGGGTCTTCGGATCGGTGATGACCGGTGCCTTTGCTGAGATGGCAGTGCTGCATTCGGCGTCGGCGGCGCCGATACCCGACGGCATTGACTTCGCCGAGGCCGCAGCGTTTGGTGTCACCTATCGCACCGCCTACCACGCACTGCGTTCGATAGCCCAAGTGAAAGAACGGGATTGGGTGGTCATCCTGGGCGCCGGGGGCGGCGTGGGCCTGGCTGCGGTCGACCTGGCGGTCGCGTTGAACACCCGGGTGCTGGCCGCGGCATCGAGTCCCGAGAAGCTCGAGGTGTGCCGCCGGCGGGGCGCGGAAGCCACGATCGACTACGACCGCGAGGATCTCAAATTGCGCATCCGTGAGCTCACCGACGGCAACGCGCGGGTGATCGTCGATCCGGTCGGCGGACGCTATTCGGAACCGGCGCTGCGGGCTTTGGGTCGGGGCGGGACCTTCGTGACGCTCGGTTACGCGGCCGGAACGATCCCCGCTATCCCGCTGAACCTCGTCCTGCTCAAAGGGATCACAATTCGCGGCATGGAGATCCGGACTTTCGCCGGCGATTACCCCGCCGACGCGGCACGTGACACCGCCGAGTTGTCGCAGATGTTCGCTGAGGGCAAGATCCGGCCCCATATCGGTGCACGTTTCCCGTTGGCGGAGGCTGCGGCGGCCCTGCGTCATGTGGCCGAGCGGCGCGCGATCGGTAAGGTGATCATCGACGTGGCTTGA
- a CDS encoding response regulator transcription factor, which yields MSRADGNPISVLVVDDEAVLAEMVSMALRYEGWTIATAGDGASAIAAARAQRPDVVVLDVMLPDMSGLDVLRKLRDDSPALPVLLLTAKDAVEDRIAGLTAGGDDYVTKPFSIEEVVLRLRALLRRTGVATRDSGAQLVVGDLVLDEDSHEVTRAGEPIALTSTEFELLRFMMRNAKRVLSKAQILDRVWNYDFGGRSNIVELYISYLRKKIDSGREPMIHTLRGAGYVLKPAR from the coding sequence ATGTCCCGCGCGGACGGCAATCCGATCAGTGTGCTGGTTGTCGACGACGAGGCGGTCCTTGCCGAGATGGTGTCGATGGCGCTGCGCTACGAAGGCTGGACCATCGCTACCGCCGGCGACGGGGCGTCGGCGATTGCGGCCGCCCGGGCGCAGCGCCCCGATGTGGTGGTTCTCGACGTGATGCTGCCCGATATGAGCGGTCTGGATGTGCTGCGCAAACTGCGTGACGATAGTCCCGCGCTGCCGGTACTGTTGCTGACTGCCAAGGACGCGGTGGAGGACCGCATCGCGGGGCTGACAGCCGGTGGCGACGACTACGTCACCAAGCCGTTCAGTATCGAAGAGGTGGTGCTGCGGCTACGGGCATTGCTGCGGCGCACCGGAGTGGCCACCCGCGACAGCGGCGCCCAGCTGGTCGTTGGGGACCTGGTGCTCGACGAGGACAGCCACGAGGTCACTCGGGCCGGGGAGCCGATCGCGTTGACGTCCACCGAATTCGAACTGCTGCGGTTCATGATGCGCAACGCCAAGCGGGTGCTGAGCAAGGCGCAGATCCTCGACCGCGTCTGGAATTATGACTTCGGCGGCCGGTCCAACATTGTTGAGCTGTATATCTCTTACCTGCGCAAAAAGATCGACAGTGGCCGGGAACCGATGATCCACACCCTGCGCGGCGCCGGTTATGTCCTCAAGCCGGCCCGCTAG
- a CDS encoding acyl-CoA dehydrogenase family protein — protein MAWDFSTEPEFEKKLDWIREFVREEVEPLEVLFPGCEFLPLNDERRKIVDPLKQQVRDQGLWAPHLGPELGGQGFGAVKLTLINEILGRSPWAPIVFGTQAPDTGNAEILARFGTQEQKDRYLAGLLSGEIFSCFSMTEPQGGADPRVFTTRAVRDGSDWVITGRKYFSSNASVASFFIVVAITDPDVPVHRGASTFLVPAGTPGLVIEATHHLVGAHPHEPGHSLVRYDGVRVPSDALLGEPGQGFMILQTRLAGGRLHHAMRSIGMAQRAIDMMARRAKSRFTQGSSLADKQLVQQFIADSYTDLMPFRLAVLHAAWLIDTVGEHAARAEIAACKILASQVLKSIGLRAIQVHGALGLTDQLPLTTALLGGVALGLADGPTEAHKVNLARLLLKDYQAEDPEWPSEMLENRRAAARAKYGDLVDRVPALPDSP, from the coding sequence ATGGCATGGGATTTTTCCACTGAACCGGAATTCGAGAAGAAGCTGGACTGGATCCGCGAGTTCGTCCGCGAGGAGGTAGAGCCGCTGGAGGTGCTCTTCCCCGGCTGCGAATTCCTGCCGCTCAACGACGAGCGCCGCAAAATCGTCGATCCGCTCAAACAGCAAGTTCGCGACCAAGGGCTGTGGGCCCCGCATCTGGGCCCGGAGCTCGGCGGGCAGGGTTTTGGTGCCGTCAAGCTCACGCTGATCAACGAGATACTGGGCCGCAGCCCCTGGGCGCCAATCGTGTTCGGAACCCAAGCGCCCGACACCGGCAACGCGGAGATCCTCGCCCGCTTCGGCACCCAGGAGCAAAAGGATCGCTACCTGGCGGGGCTGCTGTCCGGGGAGATTTTTTCGTGTTTCTCGATGACCGAACCGCAGGGCGGGGCCGATCCGCGGGTGTTCACCACCCGGGCGGTGCGCGACGGCTCAGACTGGGTGATCACCGGCCGGAAGTACTTTTCCTCCAATGCCTCTGTCGCTTCGTTTTTCATCGTCGTCGCGATCACCGACCCCGATGTGCCGGTCCATCGCGGGGCGTCGACGTTCCTGGTTCCGGCGGGCACCCCGGGTCTGGTGATTGAAGCCACCCATCATCTGGTCGGTGCACACCCGCACGAACCGGGGCATTCCCTGGTGCGCTATGACGGCGTGCGGGTCCCGTCGGATGCGTTGCTCGGCGAGCCCGGCCAGGGCTTCATGATCCTGCAGACCCGGCTGGCCGGTGGCCGGCTGCATCACGCGATGCGCTCCATCGGGATGGCGCAACGGGCGATCGACATGATGGCCCGTCGCGCGAAAAGCCGTTTCACCCAGGGAAGTTCGCTAGCTGATAAGCAATTGGTGCAGCAGTTTATCGCCGACTCCTACACCGATTTGATGCCGTTCCGGCTGGCGGTGCTGCACGCTGCCTGGCTGATCGATACTGTCGGTGAGCACGCGGCGCGCGCCGAGATCGCGGCCTGCAAGATTTTGGCGTCCCAGGTGCTCAAATCGATTGGGCTGCGCGCCATCCAGGTGCACGGCGCGCTGGGACTCACCGATCAGCTGCCGTTGACCACCGCACTGCTGGGCGGGGTTGCACTCGGGCTCGCCGACGGACCCACCGAGGCGCACAAGGTCAACCTGGCACGGCTGCTGTTGAAGGACTACCAGGCCGAAGACCCCGAGTGGCCCAGCGAAATGTTGGAGAACCGCCGGGCAGCAGCCCGAGCCAAATACGGCGATCTTGTCGACCGCGTTCCGGCACTTCCTGATTCGCCATGA
- a CDS encoding class I SAM-dependent methyltransferase, with protein MPRTDNDSWDITESVGATALGVAAARAAETESENPIINDPFARVFVDAAGPGMWTVMANPALAAQLADSEPDARARMQVMVDFMAVRTVFFDEFFLNAADAGVRQVVILAAGLDSRAWRLPWPAGTTVYELDQPKVLEFKSTTMQQRGARPAASLVSIPVDLRQDWPKALQQKGFDPTKPTAWSAEGLLRYLPASAQDVLFERIHALSAQGSWVAANAPGKDFLNPERVARQREQMNRLRTAAARMLKTEVPNLEELWYPEERTDVADWLTDHGWDASVTTLEEMLARYRRGVSDENLIPPTVLVSAHRSSG; from the coding sequence ATGCCGCGTACCGACAACGATTCTTGGGACATCACCGAGAGTGTGGGAGCCACCGCGCTGGGCGTCGCCGCTGCTCGCGCGGCGGAGACTGAAAGCGAAAACCCGATTATCAATGATCCGTTCGCGCGGGTGTTTGTGGATGCCGCGGGGCCCGGGATGTGGACCGTTATGGCGAATCCCGCGCTGGCGGCTCAACTCGCCGACAGTGAGCCGGACGCACGGGCGCGGATGCAGGTGATGGTCGATTTTATGGCGGTGCGTACGGTGTTTTTCGACGAGTTTTTTCTCAACGCCGCGGACGCCGGCGTCCGGCAGGTGGTGATTCTGGCGGCCGGGTTGGATTCGCGCGCATGGCGGCTGCCATGGCCCGCCGGGACCACGGTGTATGAGCTTGACCAGCCTAAAGTGCTGGAATTCAAGTCCACAACCATGCAGCAGCGCGGCGCGCGCCCGGCAGCTAGCCTGGTGAGCATTCCGGTTGACCTGCGCCAGGACTGGCCAAAGGCGTTGCAGCAAAAAGGGTTTGATCCGACGAAACCAACAGCCTGGTCCGCTGAGGGACTGCTCCGCTATTTACCGGCGTCCGCCCAAGACGTGTTGTTTGAGCGAATTCACGCGTTGAGTGCTCAGGGGAGTTGGGTTGCGGCCAATGCGCCGGGAAAGGACTTTTTGAACCCCGAACGTGTGGCGCGCCAACGGGAACAGATGAATCGCCTTCGCACGGCGGCCGCCAGGATGCTCAAAACCGAGGTGCCCAACCTCGAAGAGCTGTGGTATCCGGAGGAACGCACCGATGTTGCTGACTGGCTGACCGACCACGGCTGGGATGCGTCGGTGACGACCCTGGAGGAGATGCTGGCTCGCTACCGTCGCGGCGTTAGTGACGAAAATTTAATACCACCAACAGTTTTAGTTTCTGCTCACCGGTCATCAGGCTAA
- a CDS encoding nuclear transport factor 2 family protein, translating to MTRTPQETFTHHAQALAAGDLEQLVADYADNAVLITPRGVVRGRDGVRAAFVQLFDDLPDATWHLKTQIYEDDVLFLEWTAESAGNRLAEGVDTFVFQGGMIRAQTVRYSVRSKT from the coding sequence ATGACACGGACACCGCAGGAGACTTTCACCCACCACGCTCAGGCCCTCGCCGCGGGTGACCTCGAACAGCTCGTGGCCGACTATGCCGACAACGCGGTTTTGATCACTCCGCGCGGCGTAGTGCGGGGCAGGGATGGTGTGCGTGCAGCGTTCGTTCAGCTCTTCGATGACCTGCCGGACGCAACGTGGCACCTGAAAACTCAGATCTACGAGGACGATGTGCTGTTCCTCGAGTGGACCGCCGAGTCGGCGGGCAACCGCCTCGCCGAGGGCGTCGATACCTTTGTATTTCAGGGCGGCATGATTCGGGCCCAAACTGTCCGATACTCGGTGCGCAGCAAAACCTGA
- a CDS encoding nuclear transport factor 2 family protein, with translation MEQAAALLEIDAIKQLKARYCRYLDTKDWEAWRRLFTDDFVSDTAQAGGPVIIGADEFVAFIRTTLGKPSRPTVHQVHAPEITLTSTTTATGVWALNDVVRLAPGLNLNGYGHYHETYEKVDGQWRIKTSTLTRLREDLFTPFFSLRISGRLRAAGARLMNRRFR, from the coding sequence ATGGAGCAGGCCGCAGCGTTGCTGGAGATCGACGCGATCAAACAGTTGAAAGCCCGTTACTGCCGCTACCTGGACACCAAGGACTGGGAGGCGTGGCGCCGGCTGTTCACCGATGACTTTGTGAGCGATACAGCCCAGGCGGGGGGGCCGGTGATCATCGGTGCCGATGAGTTCGTCGCATTCATCCGCACGACGTTGGGTAAACCGTCGCGGCCGACGGTGCATCAGGTCCACGCACCGGAGATCACGTTGACATCGACGACGACCGCAACCGGCGTGTGGGCGCTCAACGACGTGGTTCGGCTGGCGCCGGGCCTGAACCTCAACGGCTACGGGCACTATCACGAGACCTACGAGAAAGTTGATGGCCAGTGGCGCATCAAAACGTCGACGTTGACCAGGCTTCGTGAAGACCTTTTCACTCCGTTTTTCTCGCTTCGCATCTCGGGTCGACTGCGGGCTGCGGGAGCGCGACTGATGAACCGGCGCTTCCGTTGA
- a CDS encoding TetR/AcrR family transcriptional regulator produces MSSRVAAAVERALDDRQREATEEVERILAAAVRVMERVAPEPPRVSDIVAEAGSSNKAFYRYFAGKDDLILAVLERGVGIVVSYLQHQMAKQSRPEDKIARWIEGTLAQVTDPHLLSMTRAAVGQMSTAGKADEEIMRPLRDLLTQPIAALGSDDPERDADAVFLATAATMRRYIGSTDRPGRDDVEHLVRFCLRGLGVTRKTGR; encoded by the coding sequence ATGAGCAGCAGGGTCGCTGCAGCTGTCGAGCGCGCACTCGACGATCGTCAGCGTGAGGCCACCGAGGAAGTCGAACGCATCCTGGCGGCCGCCGTCCGGGTAATGGAGCGGGTCGCACCTGAGCCACCCCGGGTCAGCGACATCGTTGCCGAGGCCGGCTCCTCCAACAAGGCGTTCTACCGCTATTTCGCCGGCAAGGACGATCTGATCCTGGCTGTCCTGGAACGTGGGGTGGGAATTGTGGTGTCCTATTTGCAGCACCAGATGGCCAAGCAATCCCGGCCGGAGGATAAGATCGCGCGCTGGATCGAAGGCACGCTGGCGCAGGTCACCGACCCCCACCTGCTCAGCATGACCCGAGCGGCGGTCGGGCAGATGTCGACAGCCGGCAAAGCCGACGAAGAGATCATGCGGCCGCTGCGCGATCTGCTGACCCAGCCGATCGCCGCGCTGGGGAGCGACGACCCTGAACGGGACGCCGATGCGGTGTTCTTGGCTACGGCCGCAACCATGCGCCGCTATATCGGGTCTACCGACCGGCCCGGACGCGATGATGTCGAGCACCTGGTGCGATTCTGCCTGCGCGGGCTGGGCGTGACCCGAAAGACGGGCCGTTAA
- a CDS encoding phosphotransferase family protein — protein MSAQGLGEGPLENVTGIGGGTQNIMLRFSRSGREYVLRRGPQHLRPRSNMVILRETKVLAALAGTDVPHPHLIAVCDDPGVLGDAVFYLMEPVDGFNAGQELPPLHASDPGVRFQMGLSMADALAKLGAVDHVAVGLADFGKPEGFLERQVPRWLSELESYREFENYPGPNLPGVDDVAGWLDQHRPSAWTPGIMHGDYHAANVMFSRTGPEVVAIVDWEMSTIGDPLLDLGWLLATWRQPDGSSVFSHTLTGMEGLASTDDLLERYARNTTRDLSHISWYTVLACFKLGIVIEGTLARACAGKAPQEVGDQLHAAAVWLFERALSVMDSRP, from the coding sequence ATGTCGGCGCAGGGCTTGGGCGAGGGACCGCTGGAGAACGTCACCGGCATCGGCGGCGGCACCCAGAACATCATGCTGAGGTTCAGCCGCTCCGGCCGCGAGTATGTGCTTCGACGCGGCCCGCAGCACCTGCGCCCACGCAGCAACATGGTCATCCTGCGCGAGACCAAGGTGTTGGCCGCGCTGGCCGGCACCGACGTGCCGCATCCGCACCTGATCGCGGTCTGCGACGACCCGGGTGTGCTCGGAGATGCTGTCTTTTACCTGATGGAACCGGTCGACGGGTTTAACGCCGGCCAAGAATTGCCGCCGCTGCACGCCAGTGACCCGGGGGTGCGGTTCCAGATGGGGCTGTCGATGGCCGATGCGCTGGCCAAGCTCGGCGCCGTCGACCACGTTGCAGTCGGGTTGGCTGATTTCGGCAAGCCCGAGGGCTTTTTGGAACGCCAAGTGCCGCGCTGGCTTTCCGAACTGGAGTCCTATCGCGAGTTCGAGAACTACCCCGGACCGAATCTGCCCGGCGTCGACGACGTCGCAGGGTGGCTCGACCAGCACCGGCCTTCGGCCTGGACACCGGGCATCATGCACGGCGACTATCACGCCGCCAATGTGATGTTCTCCCGCACCGGGCCTGAGGTCGTCGCCATCGTCGACTGGGAGATGTCGACCATCGGCGATCCGCTGCTGGACCTGGGCTGGCTGCTGGCCACCTGGCGCCAGCCGGACGGGTCGAGCGTGTTCAGCCACACGCTCACCGGCATGGAAGGGCTGGCCAGCACAGACGACCTGCTGGAGCGCTACGCCCGCAACACCACCCGTGACCTGTCACATATCAGCTGGTACACCGTACTGGCCTGCTTCAAGCTGGGCATCGTGATCGAGGGCACCCTGGCTCGGGCCTGTGCGGGCAAGGCGCCGCAAGAGGTCGGTGACCAGTTGCACGCAGCGGCGGTGTGGTTGTTCGAGCGCGCGCTGAGTGTGATGGATAGCCGCCCGTGA
- a CDS encoding SAM-dependent methyltransferase has product MPSTDDAARDITEGVGATALGIAAARAAETVSDNPIIHDPFAQVFVDAAGMGMWTVTANPVLSAAFIAREPGLRAMVRALIDFTAVRTAFFDEFFSGAAQSGIRQIVILGAGLDARAWRLPWPDGTTVYELDQPTVLEFKSATLQQQGILPASHQVNVPTDLRADWPTALQEAGFDVSEPTAWSAEGLLHYLPAEAHDRLFQRVHALSSGNSWFAVNAPSKRRGTVAPGSPQTEPADLEHLWYAGDVTDWLHQNGWATSAVTLGDLLARYGRVIPDGDVMPTVFISARRLTAVDRSWVGQAQRPIR; this is encoded by the coding sequence ATGCCGAGCACCGATGACGCGGCCCGCGATATCACCGAGGGTGTAGGCGCGACCGCGCTGGGTATTGCCGCCGCTCGTGCCGCAGAGACCGTCAGCGATAACCCCATCATTCACGATCCGTTCGCGCAGGTATTTGTCGATGCTGCGGGCATGGGGATGTGGACGGTGACCGCAAATCCCGTGCTGTCGGCGGCATTCATCGCCCGCGAGCCGGGTCTGCGGGCCATGGTGCGGGCTCTGATCGACTTCACGGCAGTTCGCACAGCGTTTTTCGATGAGTTCTTCTCAGGCGCCGCGCAGAGCGGGATTCGGCAGATAGTGATTTTGGGAGCGGGTTTGGACGCACGCGCGTGGCGGCTCCCATGGCCCGACGGGACCACCGTCTATGAGTTGGATCAGCCGACGGTGTTGGAATTCAAGTCGGCCACGTTGCAGCAGCAGGGAATACTCCCGGCGTCACACCAGGTCAACGTGCCGACAGATCTGCGGGCAGATTGGCCAACAGCGCTGCAGGAAGCGGGATTTGATGTATCGGAGCCAACTGCCTGGTCAGCTGAGGGATTACTTCATTACTTGCCGGCGGAGGCCCACGATCGGTTGTTTCAGCGGGTACATGCGCTCAGCTCCGGGAACAGTTGGTTCGCCGTGAACGCCCCGAGTAAGCGGCGGGGGACTGTGGCCCCCGGGTCCCCGCAAACCGAGCCAGCAGACCTCGAACACCTATGGTATGCCGGTGACGTCACCGATTGGCTGCATCAAAACGGGTGGGCCACGTCGGCAGTGACCCTCGGGGACCTCCTGGCTCGTTATGGCCGTGTCATCCCCGATGGGGACGTCATGCCAACCGTTTTCATCTCCGCGCGGCGCCTGACCGCGGTGGACCGGTCCTGGGTGGGGCAGGCGCAGCGGCCGATCCGCTGA
- a CDS encoding sensor histidine kinase — protein MSSSRPARTRRLWSLRLRLLAGQVVVLAVVCIGISVVTELALYHHLVAQLDGQLRGASHRSALIYGEPPHPPRRQAAHPYLRPGPGPRFLDAPGQPAGMVAAVVSNGATVDAGYLTASGSRAALTGTAKVQLAGIAADRTPVTRDLDGLGRYRLVAASTRRPGDVIVTGLSMANVDATMIRMLLIFATVTVIALLAATTAGMVIIRHALAPLRRVAQTAGQVVDLPLDRGEVALPVRVPEPDTNPYTEVGQLGSALNRMLDHIAAALSTRQASETRVRQFVADASHELRTPLAAIRGYTELAQRMRGDMHAVAHAMSRVQSETERMTRLVEDLLLLARLDSGRPLQREPVDLSRLAVDAVNDAHVAGPDHQWQLDLPDEPVVVVGDAARLHQVLTNLLANARIHTGPGTVVTTRLTTEPAHIVLKVIDNGPGIPPELQSEVFERFARGDTSRSRKGGSTGLGLAIVSAVIKAHDGTIAVQSAPGHTEFTARLPRTDHTWGPPAQ, from the coding sequence ATGTCCTCAAGCCGGCCCGCTAGGACCAGGCGTCTTTGGTCGCTTCGGCTGCGGTTGCTGGCGGGTCAGGTCGTCGTGCTCGCCGTCGTGTGTATCGGGATCAGTGTGGTGACCGAATTGGCGTTGTACCACCACCTGGTTGCTCAGCTCGACGGGCAACTACGGGGTGCCTCCCACCGGTCTGCGCTGATCTACGGTGAACCACCGCATCCGCCGCGGCGACAAGCGGCGCACCCTTACCTGCGGCCGGGGCCGGGCCCGCGGTTTCTGGACGCACCCGGTCAGCCCGCCGGGATGGTGGCGGCGGTGGTCAGCAACGGCGCCACGGTCGATGCCGGCTATCTGACCGCCAGCGGCTCGCGGGCCGCCTTGACCGGCACCGCCAAGGTCCAGCTGGCGGGGATCGCTGCTGACCGCACGCCCGTGACCCGCGATCTCGACGGCCTGGGGAGGTATCGCTTGGTCGCGGCCTCCACCCGGCGCCCCGGCGACGTCATTGTCACGGGCCTGTCGATGGCCAACGTCGACGCCACCATGATCCGGATGCTGCTGATTTTCGCGACGGTCACGGTGATTGCCCTGCTTGCCGCAACGACTGCCGGCATGGTGATCATCCGTCATGCCCTGGCCCCGCTGCGCCGCGTCGCGCAAACCGCGGGGCAAGTGGTTGACCTGCCGCTGGATCGTGGCGAGGTGGCATTGCCGGTGCGGGTGCCCGAACCCGACACCAACCCCTACACCGAGGTCGGTCAGCTCGGCTCGGCGCTGAACCGCATGCTCGACCACATTGCTGCCGCGTTGTCGACACGGCAAGCCAGCGAGACCCGGGTGCGCCAATTCGTCGCCGACGCCAGCCACGAACTCCGCACGCCGCTGGCCGCGATCCGTGGCTATACCGAACTGGCGCAGCGGATGCGCGGTGACATGCACGCAGTCGCGCACGCGATGAGCCGCGTGCAGTCCGAAACTGAGCGCATGACTCGCCTCGTGGAAGACCTGCTGCTGCTGGCCCGCCTGGACTCCGGCCGGCCGCTGCAACGCGAACCGGTGGATTTGTCCCGGTTAGCTGTCGATGCGGTCAATGACGCCCACGTGGCCGGTCCAGACCACCAATGGCAGCTCGACCTGCCGGATGAGCCGGTGGTCGTCGTCGGCGACGCGGCTCGGCTGCACCAGGTACTCACCAATCTGCTTGCCAACGCCCGAATCCATACCGGGCCGGGAACGGTGGTGACGACGCGGCTCACTACCGAACCGGCGCATATCGTGTTGAAGGTTATCGACAACGGTCCCGGTATCCCACCCGAATTGCAGTCGGAAGTGTTCGAACGCTTCGCCCGCGGCGACACGTCGCGGTCCCGTAAGGGCGGCAGCACCGGGCTCGGTCTGGCGATCGTGTCTGCGGTGATCAAGGCGCACGACGGCACGATCGCGGTCCAGAGCGCACCGGGTCATACCGAGTTCACCGCGCGATTGCCGCGCACCGATCACACTTGGGGACCGCCTGCCCAGTAA